A window from Vulcanimicrobium alpinum encodes these proteins:
- the glgX gene encoding glycogen debranching protein GlgX: MAARRRVEAGLPYPLGATWDGKGVNFALFSAHAEKVELCVFDARGRRELERIALPEYTDEVWHGYLADARPGMLYGYRVYGPYDPARGHRFNHHKLLLDPYAKALSGSLRWSDAHYGYRIGSHREDLSFDRRDNAGGMPKCVVVESAFTWGNDQRPSVPWTRTVFYEVHARGFTVAHPAVPHALRGTFAGLATSAVVGYLHDLGVTTLELLPVHAFIDDRRLVEQKLRNYWGYNSIGFFAPEPRYLLGDPNEFKTMVKHLHEAGIEVVLDVVYNHTAEGNHLGPTLSFKGIDNATYYRLAEDPRYYDDMTGTGNTLDVRHPRVLQLVTDSLRYWAEEMHVDGFRFDLAPALARENHGYARDAAFFKALAQDPVLSRVKLISEPWDVGLGGYQLGNFPPGWSEWNGKYRDTVRRFWRGDLGVLPELASRLAGSSDLFEHQGRRPRSSVNFVTVHDGFTLTDLVSYNHKHNEANHEGNRDGADDNLSWNCGAEGATGDDEIVTLRERQKRNYFATLLLSLGVPLILAGDEHGRTQRGNNNAYCQDNEISWVDWSALSPHDLALADFVKTLLRLRGGHPAFERDAFYRGAPIDASGRKDIAWIRPDGAEMENGDWGSDHRTIGFFLGARPMLFVAMNASPDDVTFTLPESHRRISWSLVLDTAIEGGVRRGVPVDAVVEYPMISRSLAVFAGSVR; this comes from the coding sequence ATCGCAGCCCGGCGACGCGTCGAGGCGGGACTGCCCTATCCGCTCGGCGCCACGTGGGACGGCAAGGGCGTCAACTTCGCGCTCTTCAGCGCCCACGCGGAAAAGGTCGAACTGTGCGTCTTCGACGCGCGCGGCCGTCGCGAGCTCGAACGGATCGCGCTCCCCGAGTACACCGACGAGGTGTGGCACGGGTATCTCGCCGACGCGCGGCCCGGGATGCTGTACGGCTATCGCGTCTACGGCCCGTACGATCCCGCGCGCGGCCACCGCTTCAACCATCACAAGCTGCTGCTCGATCCCTACGCGAAGGCGCTCTCGGGGAGTCTGCGCTGGAGCGACGCGCACTACGGCTACCGCATCGGCTCGCATCGCGAAGACCTCTCGTTCGACCGGCGCGACAACGCGGGCGGGATGCCCAAGTGCGTCGTCGTCGAGAGCGCGTTCACGTGGGGGAACGACCAGCGACCGAGCGTGCCCTGGACGCGTACCGTCTTCTACGAAGTGCACGCGCGCGGGTTCACCGTCGCGCATCCCGCCGTGCCGCACGCGCTGCGCGGGACGTTTGCCGGGCTGGCAACGTCGGCGGTCGTCGGCTACCTCCACGACCTCGGCGTCACCACGCTCGAACTGCTCCCCGTGCACGCCTTCATCGACGACCGCCGGCTCGTCGAGCAGAAGCTGCGCAACTACTGGGGTTACAATTCAATCGGCTTCTTCGCGCCGGAACCGCGCTATCTGCTGGGCGATCCGAACGAGTTCAAGACGATGGTGAAGCACCTGCACGAGGCGGGGATCGAAGTCGTGCTCGACGTGGTGTACAACCACACCGCGGAGGGGAATCACCTCGGTCCGACGCTTTCGTTCAAGGGGATCGACAACGCGACATACTACCGGCTCGCCGAAGATCCGCGCTACTACGACGACATGACGGGCACCGGCAACACGCTCGACGTGCGTCACCCGCGCGTGCTCCAGCTCGTGACCGACTCGCTGCGCTACTGGGCCGAGGAGATGCACGTCGACGGCTTCCGGTTCGATCTCGCACCGGCGCTGGCGCGCGAGAACCACGGCTACGCGCGCGACGCGGCGTTCTTCAAAGCGCTCGCGCAAGACCCGGTGCTCTCGCGGGTCAAGCTCATCTCCGAACCGTGGGACGTCGGCTTGGGCGGCTACCAATTGGGGAATTTTCCGCCGGGCTGGTCCGAATGGAACGGCAAGTACCGCGATACGGTGAGGCGCTTCTGGCGCGGCGATCTCGGCGTGCTCCCCGAGCTCGCATCGCGGTTGGCGGGCTCGTCGGACCTGTTCGAACATCAGGGCCGGCGGCCGCGATCGAGCGTCAACTTCGTCACCGTGCACGACGGCTTCACGCTCACCGATCTGGTCTCGTACAACCACAAGCACAACGAGGCAAATCACGAAGGCAACCGTGACGGCGCCGACGACAACTTGAGCTGGAATTGCGGCGCCGAAGGCGCGACCGGCGACGACGAGATCGTCACCCTGCGCGAGCGCCAGAAGCGCAACTACTTCGCGACGCTGCTGCTCTCGCTCGGCGTCCCGCTGATCCTCGCCGGCGACGAGCACGGCCGCACCCAGCGCGGCAACAACAATGCGTACTGCCAGGACAACGAGATCTCGTGGGTCGACTGGAGCGCGCTCAGCCCGCACGATCTCGCGCTTGCGGACTTCGTGAAGACGCTGCTGCGGCTGCGCGGCGGTCACCCGGCGTTCGAACGCGACGCGTTCTACCGCGGCGCGCCGATCGACGCGAGCGGCCGCAAAGACATCGCGTGGATCCGGCCCGACGGCGCCGAGATGGAGAACGGCGACTGGGGCTCCGACCACCGCACGATCGGCTTCTTCTTGGGTGCGCGCCCGATGCTGTTCGTCGCGATGAACGCGTCGCCCGACGACGTGACGTTCACGCTCCCGGAATCGCACCGCCGCATCTCGTGGTCGCTGGTGCTCGACACCGCGATCGAGGGCGGCGTGCGCCGCGGCGTCCCGGTGGACGCCGTGGTGGAGTATCCGATGATCTCGCGCTCGCTCGCGGTGTTCGCCGGAAGCGTGCGGTGA
- the glgB gene encoding 1,4-alpha-glucan branching protein GlgB, whose translation MKVDARLAAVVQGTNGDPFAILGPHTLGTGTVIRAMLPRARRVRVVDAGGAQLADAELVDDAGLFEAYVVTAPPHYRLRIDDDRGESQTIEDPYRFGTLLSDFDLWLIGQGDHRELYRVLGAHPQTIDGVAGTRFAVWAPNARRVSVVGDWNAWDGRAHPMRLRREVGVWEIFLPGVGEGARYKYELLGARGGLLPLHADPFAFRSEKRPANASIVTAESRYVWRDEAWMRERGPKQQRDAPIQIYEVHLGSWKRVPEEHDRFLTYRELADELIPYVRGLGFTHIELLPVTEHPFDLSWGYQTTGWFAPTSRFGEPDEFRAFVDAAHRAGLGVILDWVPGHFPTDAHGLARFDGTPLYEHADAREGYHAEWGTYVFNLGRGEVANFLIASALYWLREFHIDGLRVDAVASILYRDYSRNEGEWVPNVYGGRENLEAVAFLRRLNTTLYGEVPGIATFAEESTAWPGVTVPVDHGGLGFGYKWNMGWMHDTLKFMERDPLYRGYHLGEISFGLIYAFSENFVLPLSHDEVVHGKRSLLGRMPGPEAAQFASVRLLYGLMWAHPGKKLLFAGGEFAQRGEWRAQASLDWHLTRAAEHAGMQLLVTDLNRLARERAPLHQRDAEPDGFEWLAYDDARNGVVAFIRWDERRDGHLVCVCNFSGATHHRYRLGVPRRARYAEVLNTDAAVYGGGDTGNGGAVEADDRPAHGKPQSLELTVPALSALWLAP comes from the coding sequence GTGAAGGTCGACGCGCGGCTCGCGGCCGTGGTGCAGGGCACCAACGGCGATCCGTTCGCCATCTTGGGACCGCACACGCTGGGGACCGGGACCGTCATCCGCGCGATGCTGCCCCGCGCGCGGCGCGTGCGCGTCGTCGACGCGGGCGGCGCGCAGCTCGCCGACGCGGAGCTCGTCGACGACGCGGGGCTGTTCGAAGCGTACGTCGTCACGGCGCCGCCGCACTACCGCCTGCGCATCGACGACGATCGCGGCGAATCGCAGACGATCGAAGATCCGTACCGCTTCGGCACCCTGCTCTCCGATTTCGATCTCTGGCTTATCGGTCAAGGCGACCACCGCGAGCTCTACCGCGTCCTCGGCGCGCATCCGCAGACGATCGACGGCGTCGCGGGGACGCGTTTCGCCGTGTGGGCGCCGAATGCGCGCCGCGTCAGCGTCGTCGGGGATTGGAACGCGTGGGACGGACGCGCGCACCCGATGCGCCTGCGGCGCGAGGTCGGCGTGTGGGAGATCTTCCTGCCCGGCGTGGGCGAGGGCGCGCGCTACAAGTACGAGCTGCTCGGCGCGCGCGGCGGATTGCTGCCGCTGCATGCCGACCCGTTCGCGTTCCGCAGCGAGAAACGGCCGGCGAATGCGTCGATCGTGACGGCCGAGTCGCGGTACGTTTGGCGCGACGAGGCCTGGATGCGCGAACGCGGGCCCAAACAGCAGCGCGACGCGCCGATCCAGATCTACGAAGTCCACCTCGGTTCGTGGAAACGCGTTCCCGAGGAACACGATCGCTTTCTCACCTACCGCGAGCTCGCCGACGAACTGATCCCCTACGTGCGCGGCCTGGGCTTCACGCACATCGAGCTGCTACCGGTGACGGAGCATCCGTTCGATCTGAGCTGGGGATATCAGACCACCGGATGGTTCGCGCCGACGAGCCGGTTCGGCGAGCCCGACGAGTTCCGCGCGTTCGTCGACGCCGCGCACCGTGCCGGGCTCGGCGTCATCCTGGACTGGGTGCCGGGCCACTTTCCCACCGATGCGCACGGTCTGGCGCGCTTCGACGGAACGCCGCTCTACGAGCACGCCGACGCGCGCGAAGGCTATCACGCCGAGTGGGGGACGTACGTCTTCAACCTAGGGCGCGGCGAGGTCGCGAACTTTTTGATCGCCTCGGCGCTCTACTGGCTGCGTGAGTTCCACATCGACGGGCTGCGCGTGGACGCGGTCGCCTCGATCCTGTACCGTGATTATTCGCGCAACGAAGGGGAATGGGTTCCCAACGTGTACGGCGGACGCGAAAACCTCGAAGCGGTGGCGTTCCTGCGCCGTCTCAACACCACACTCTACGGCGAGGTCCCGGGGATCGCGACCTTCGCCGAGGAGTCGACGGCGTGGCCCGGCGTCACCGTTCCCGTCGACCACGGCGGCTTGGGCTTCGGCTACAAGTGGAACATGGGCTGGATGCACGACACGCTGAAGTTCATGGAACGCGATCCGCTCTATCGCGGCTACCATCTCGGCGAGATCTCGTTCGGCTTGATCTACGCGTTCAGCGAGAACTTCGTGCTGCCGCTCTCGCACGATGAAGTCGTGCACGGCAAACGCAGCCTGCTCGGGCGGATGCCGGGGCCCGAAGCGGCGCAGTTCGCCAGCGTACGTCTGCTGTACGGCCTGATGTGGGCGCATCCGGGCAAGAAACTGCTCTTCGCCGGCGGCGAGTTCGCGCAGCGCGGCGAGTGGCGCGCGCAAGCCTCGCTCGACTGGCACCTCACGCGCGCCGCCGAGCACGCGGGGATGCAGCTGCTCGTCACCGACCTCAACCGGCTCGCGCGCGAGCGCGCCCCCCTGCACCAGCGCGATGCCGAGCCCGACGGCTTCGAGTGGCTCGCCTACGACGACGCGCGCAACGGGGTCGTCGCGTTCATCCGCTGGGACGAACGGCGCGACGGGCACCTGGTGTGCGTCTGCAATTTCAGCGGCGCGACGCATCACCGCTATCGTCTTGGCGTTCCGCGGCGGGCGCGCTACGCGGAAGTGCTCAACACCGACGCGGCGGTGTACGGCGGCGGGGATACCGGGAACGGCGGCGCCGTCGAGGCCGACGATCGTCCCGCGCACGGCAAACCGCAGTCGCTCGAGCTCACCGTGCCCGCGCTCTCCGCCCTCTGGCTCGCACCGTGA
- a CDS encoding dihydrolipoyl dehydrogenase family protein: MARYDLAVIGSGQGGVPLAVDAASQGRSVVLFERGAFGGTCVNVGCTPSKAFLASAHSAGRARRTAEIGVHCEVRVDAPAVLQRVRRIVGVWREGVEEKLARSAVHVVRAEASFDAPHVLRAGDDTYEADVVVIDTGTSAAIPDLPGLAGTPYLTNANFFLQDALPKHLIVLGSGYIGLELGQGAARLGSDVTVVTPDDRLVAREELDTCSVLTRALARDGISVLLERRAVAVAHDDGRFEVTLDDKTVLSGDGLLIAIGRRPTIPAGTVERAGIALDARGFVQCDEHLQTSVPNHYALGDVAGQPQFTHVSWEDFRRLRSIIVGDRSRTRSDRVLGYAMYTEPQVGRVGMTRDDAQKAGIPCRDVTYQLADVARGIEWNLEDGFFRLVVHAQTDAILGATFVGYEAGELIHVILAHMEAGSTWRTIERSVHIHPTFAEGIPSLARLLL, encoded by the coding sequence GTGGCACGCTACGATCTCGCCGTCATCGGGTCCGGTCAGGGCGGCGTGCCGCTCGCGGTCGACGCCGCCTCGCAGGGGCGCAGCGTCGTGCTGTTCGAGCGCGGCGCGTTCGGCGGCACGTGCGTCAACGTCGGCTGTACGCCGTCGAAGGCGTTCCTCGCGTCGGCACATTCCGCCGGGCGCGCCCGACGGACCGCCGAGATCGGCGTTCATTGCGAGGTGCGCGTCGACGCACCGGCCGTGCTGCAGCGCGTGCGGCGCATCGTCGGCGTGTGGCGCGAGGGCGTCGAAGAGAAACTCGCGCGTTCCGCGGTGCACGTCGTGCGCGCGGAGGCATCGTTCGACGCGCCGCACGTCCTGCGCGCCGGCGACGATACGTACGAGGCCGACGTCGTCGTCATCGACACCGGTACGAGCGCGGCGATCCCGGATCTCCCCGGTCTGGCGGGAACGCCCTATCTCACCAACGCGAACTTCTTTTTGCAGGACGCGCTCCCGAAGCACCTGATCGTCCTGGGCTCGGGATACATCGGGCTCGAACTCGGACAAGGCGCGGCGCGGCTCGGCAGCGACGTCACCGTCGTCACGCCCGACGACCGGCTCGTCGCGCGTGAAGAGCTCGACACCTGCAGCGTCCTGACGCGCGCGCTCGCACGCGACGGGATCAGCGTTCTGCTCGAACGGCGCGCTGTCGCGGTCGCGCACGACGACGGACGCTTCGAGGTCACGCTCGACGACAAGACGGTGCTCTCCGGCGACGGGCTCCTGATCGCGATCGGCCGTCGGCCGACGATCCCCGCGGGGACCGTCGAGCGCGCCGGGATCGCGCTCGACGCGCGCGGCTTCGTGCAGTGCGACGAGCACCTGCAGACCTCGGTGCCGAATCACTACGCGCTCGGCGACGTCGCGGGTCAGCCGCAGTTCACCCACGTCTCATGGGAAGACTTCCGGCGCCTGCGCAGCATCATTGTCGGCGACCGCTCGCGCACGCGCAGCGATCGCGTTCTCGGATACGCGATGTATACGGAACCGCAAGTCGGCCGCGTCGGGATGACGCGCGACGACGCGCAGAAGGCCGGCATCCCGTGCCGCGACGTGACCTACCAGCTCGCCGACGTCGCGCGCGGGATCGAGTGGAATCTCGAAGACGGCTTCTTCCGGTTGGTCGTGCACGCGCAAACCGACGCAATTCTGGGCGCGACGTTCGTCGGCTACGAAGCCGGGGAACTGATCCACGTGATCCTCGCGCACATGGAAGCCGGCTCGACGTGGCGCACGATCGAGCGATCCGTCCACATCCACCCCACGTTCGCCGAAGGCATCCCCTCGCTCGCACGGCTGCTGCTGTGA
- a CDS encoding MGH1-like glycoside hydrolase domain-containing protein: MERNPERDRIEVAIRKDQRWIRWGPYLSDRQWGTVREDYSADGDAWSYFPFEMARLRAYRWGEDGILGICDNHQRLCIAPAFWNERDEIIKERLYGLGGHEGNHAEDVKEYWWHLDAVPSHAYLKALYRYPHAAFPYAQLREENARRGRAGREFELIDTGVFNGDAYFDITVEYAKRAPDDILVRYTATNRGAVAAPLQLIPQLWFRNEWSWRAGTPRPSVRDASPDASVLAVEHATLGKRWIFTDGGAAEILFTENDTDFERAFGVASPSPFVKSGIDRAVRTNDRTGINPARTGSKAALVYRWTIEPGATHTVRLRMSDDPRAGGIDGRFDATFDEREREADAFYADLAAKLDPEAALIQRRAFAGLIWTKQFYNYVVRDWLDGDPSTPTPPAQRKHGRNANWRHLYNDDVLSMPDGWEYPWYASWDLAFHVIPFGLIDPKFAKDQLVRLTREWYMHPNGQLPAYEWAFDDVNPPVHAWAALRLYKIEAKRSGGAGDYRFLERVFQKLLMNFTWWVNRKDVAGKNVFQGGFLGLDNIGAFDRSARLPEGATLAQSDGTSWMGVYALNMLAIAVELAKTEEIYEDVAEKFFEHFLIIADAMNSQRDDDRGLWDPEDEFYYDQLFLPDGERIAVQVRSIVGILPIFAVEPIPAGALEQLPRLKARVEWVLSNRPELAENVARMDIGGMRERRLMAIVNPDRLRRILRRVFDENEFLSPHGIRMLSRYHRDHPYVLRVGGTEFRCDYEPAESTSGLFGGNSNWRGPVWMPLNYLLIEALQKFHYYLGDAYTVEFPTGSGVMMTLWEISLELQRRLVAIFRRGADGRRPFNGDNATLQSDPHWRDQISFHEYFHAETGEGLGASHQTGWTALVAKMIQQLGDYGGPFHPQVAADFEVLAET, translated from the coding sequence ATGGAGCGCAACCCCGAGCGCGATCGGATCGAGGTCGCGATCCGCAAGGACCAACGATGGATCCGCTGGGGCCCGTACCTGAGCGATCGGCAGTGGGGAACGGTGCGCGAGGACTACAGCGCCGACGGCGACGCGTGGAGCTACTTTCCGTTCGAAATGGCGCGGCTGCGCGCGTACCGCTGGGGCGAAGACGGGATCCTCGGCATCTGCGACAACCATCAGCGCCTGTGCATCGCGCCCGCGTTCTGGAACGAACGCGACGAAATTATCAAAGAGCGGCTGTACGGTCTGGGCGGGCACGAAGGCAACCACGCTGAGGACGTCAAGGAATACTGGTGGCACCTCGACGCGGTGCCCTCGCACGCCTATCTGAAGGCGCTCTACCGCTATCCGCACGCGGCGTTTCCGTACGCGCAGCTGCGCGAGGAAAACGCACGGCGCGGCCGCGCCGGCCGCGAGTTCGAGCTGATCGACACGGGCGTCTTCAACGGCGACGCGTACTTCGATATCACGGTCGAGTACGCGAAGCGCGCGCCCGACGACATCCTCGTGCGCTATACCGCGACCAATCGCGGCGCCGTCGCCGCGCCGCTGCAGCTCATTCCCCAGCTGTGGTTCCGCAACGAGTGGTCGTGGCGAGCGGGAACGCCGCGCCCGTCGGTTCGCGACGCGTCGCCGGACGCTTCGGTGCTCGCGGTCGAGCACGCGACCCTCGGAAAGCGCTGGATCTTCACCGACGGCGGCGCCGCCGAGATCCTGTTCACCGAGAACGACACCGACTTCGAGCGCGCGTTCGGGGTCGCGTCGCCGTCGCCGTTCGTGAAGAGCGGGATCGACCGCGCGGTGCGCACGAACGACCGCACCGGGATCAACCCGGCGCGCACCGGCTCGAAGGCGGCGCTCGTATATCGCTGGACGATCGAACCGGGCGCGACGCACACCGTGCGTCTGCGGATGAGCGACGATCCGCGCGCCGGCGGGATCGACGGCCGGTTCGACGCGACCTTCGACGAGCGCGAACGCGAAGCGGACGCGTTCTACGCCGACCTCGCGGCGAAGCTCGATCCCGAAGCGGCACTGATCCAGCGGCGCGCCTTCGCCGGCTTGATCTGGACGAAGCAGTTCTACAACTACGTCGTGCGCGACTGGCTCGACGGCGATCCGTCGACGCCGACGCCGCCGGCGCAGCGCAAGCACGGCCGCAACGCGAACTGGCGCCACCTCTACAACGACGACGTGCTCTCGATGCCCGACGGCTGGGAGTATCCCTGGTACGCGTCGTGGGATCTGGCGTTCCACGTGATCCCGTTCGGACTCATCGATCCGAAGTTCGCGAAGGATCAGCTCGTGCGGCTGACCCGCGAGTGGTACATGCACCCGAACGGTCAACTCCCCGCCTACGAGTGGGCGTTCGACGACGTCAACCCGCCGGTGCACGCGTGGGCGGCGCTGCGGCTCTACAAGATCGAAGCGAAGCGCAGCGGCGGCGCCGGCGACTACCGTTTCCTCGAGCGCGTCTTCCAAAAACTGCTGATGAACTTCACCTGGTGGGTGAACCGCAAGGACGTCGCCGGGAAGAACGTCTTCCAAGGCGGGTTCCTCGGCCTCGACAACATCGGCGCCTTCGACCGGAGCGCCCGCCTGCCGGAGGGCGCGACGCTCGCGCAGAGCGACGGCACGTCGTGGATGGGCGTCTACGCGCTCAACATGCTCGCGATCGCGGTCGAGCTCGCGAAGACCGAAGAGATCTACGAAGACGTCGCCGAGAAGTTCTTCGAGCACTTCCTGATCATCGCCGACGCGATGAACTCCCAGCGCGACGACGATCGCGGCCTGTGGGATCCCGAAGACGAATTTTACTACGATCAGCTCTTCCTGCCCGACGGCGAACGGATCGCGGTGCAGGTGCGCAGCATCGTCGGGATCCTGCCGATTTTCGCGGTCGAGCCGATCCCGGCAGGCGCGCTCGAACAGCTCCCGCGTTTGAAAGCACGCGTCGAGTGGGTTCTCAGCAACCGTCCCGAACTCGCGGAGAACGTCGCGCGGATGGATATCGGCGGGATGCGCGAGCGCCGCCTGATGGCGATCGTCAATCCCGATCGCTTGCGCCGCATCCTGCGCCGCGTCTTCGACGAGAACGAGTTTCTCTCGCCGCACGGGATCCGGATGCTCTCGCGCTATCATCGCGACCATCCGTACGTGCTGCGGGTCGGCGGCACCGAGTTCCGCTGCGACTACGAGCCGGCCGAGTCGACGAGCGGCCTGTTCGGCGGGAATTCCAACTGGCGCGGTCCGGTGTGGATGCCGCTCAACTACCTGCTCATCGAAGCACTGCAGAAGTTCCACTACTATCTCGGCGACGCGTATACGGTCGAGTTTCCCACCGGCTCGGGGGTGATGATGACGCTCTGGGAGATCTCGCTTGAACTGCAGCGCCGGCTCGTCGCGATCTTCCGGCGCGGCGCGGACGGTCGGCGGCCGTTCAACGGCGACAACGCGACGCTGCAGTCCGACCCGCACTGGCGCGACCAGATCTCGTTTCACGAGTACTTCCACGCCGAAACCGGCGAGGGGCTGGGCGCGTCGCACCAGACCGGCTGGACGGCGCTGGTCGCGAAGATGATCCAGCAGCTCGGCGATTACGGCGGCCCGTTCCACCCGCAGGTCGCCGCCGACTTCGAGGTTCTCGCCGAGACCTAG
- a CDS encoding amylo-alpha-1,6-glucosidase, with the protein MAESREWLLTNGRGGYAMGTVAGTLTRRYHGLLVAALDPPVQRRLLVARLELDADYDGTSYALGTNRWRSGAIAPLGYRFVEAFALKDGLPTWTYALGDALLAVTYAMPHDADAIAIELRVLRARSPLAIRGRLVVADRDHHGGALPPSDAFTVGAGAGASTIALPEARRTLHVLAPGAQATAASERYEGFAFARETERGFPDTDEYLHALTLAWTLGPDAAAGAVLTLDPAVGDDACALVATRRAANRNRAAKMPAPLLGRLALAADAFVTRRGDGADAGTSIVAGYPWFADWGRDAMIAIPGLLLGTGRASDAAAVLRTYAAQMRDGLIPNRFSDAGGPAEYNTIDASLWFVEALRAYVALTGDAALLRELIPAVRAVIDGYRGGTRFGIGIDGDGLVRGGEDGVQLTWMDAKVGDRVITPRRGKPIEINALWYNALRACETFAQRLGDAPDEYRALADRTAASMQRYWNAERGWCADVLDGPDGDDVSFRPNQLVAVSLDACAFDAAQVRAIVDACAARLWTSLGLRTLDPRDPRYRGVYCGPQSERDAAYHQGTVWPWLAGAFVRAYLRAYGYRERARAFVAPLIDALELDALGTLGEIADGDAPHAARGCPAQAWSVAELIAVLRRIDAA; encoded by the coding sequence ATGGCCGAGTCGCGCGAATGGCTGCTGACGAACGGACGCGGCGGCTATGCGATGGGAACGGTCGCCGGCACGCTGACGCGGCGCTATCACGGCCTGCTGGTCGCGGCGCTCGATCCGCCGGTGCAGCGCCGTCTCCTCGTCGCGCGGCTGGAGCTCGATGCCGACTACGACGGCACGTCGTATGCATTGGGGACGAATCGCTGGCGTTCCGGGGCGATCGCACCGCTGGGCTATCGCTTCGTCGAGGCGTTTGCGCTCAAGGACGGTCTTCCGACTTGGACGTACGCGCTCGGCGATGCGCTGCTCGCCGTCACCTACGCGATGCCGCACGACGCAGACGCGATCGCGATCGAACTGCGCGTGCTGCGCGCGCGCTCGCCTCTCGCGATCCGCGGGCGGCTCGTCGTCGCCGACCGCGATCATCACGGCGGCGCGCTGCCGCCGAGCGACGCGTTCACCGTCGGCGCCGGCGCCGGCGCGAGCACGATCGCGCTCCCCGAGGCGCGGCGCACGCTGCACGTCCTGGCGCCGGGCGCGCAGGCCACCGCGGCGTCGGAGCGGTACGAAGGCTTCGCGTTCGCGCGCGAGACCGAACGCGGCTTCCCCGACACCGACGAGTACCTGCACGCGCTGACGCTCGCGTGGACGCTCGGGCCCGATGCGGCGGCCGGCGCCGTCCTCACGCTCGATCCCGCCGTCGGCGACGATGCGTGCGCGCTCGTCGCGACGCGCCGCGCCGCCAACCGGAATCGCGCGGCGAAGATGCCGGCGCCGCTGCTCGGACGCCTCGCGCTTGCCGCCGACGCGTTCGTCACGCGGCGCGGTGACGGTGCAGACGCGGGGACGTCGATCGTCGCCGGATATCCGTGGTTCGCGGACTGGGGGCGCGATGCGATGATCGCGATCCCGGGACTGCTGCTCGGCACCGGGCGCGCGAGCGACGCCGCCGCGGTGCTGCGCACGTACGCGGCGCAGATGCGCGACGGGCTGATCCCCAATCGTTTCTCCGACGCGGGCGGGCCGGCCGAGTACAACACGATCGACGCATCGCTGTGGTTCGTCGAAGCGCTTCGCGCGTACGTCGCGCTGACCGGCGACGCCGCCCTGCTGCGCGAACTCATCCCTGCGGTGCGCGCGGTGATCGACGGGTACCGCGGCGGAACGCGGTTCGGCATCGGCATCGACGGCGACGGTCTGGTGCGCGGCGGCGAAGACGGCGTGCAGTTGACGTGGATGGACGCGAAGGTCGGCGACCGCGTGATCACGCCCCGCCGCGGCAAGCCGATCGAGATCAACGCGCTGTGGTACAACGCCCTGCGCGCCTGCGAGACGTTTGCGCAGCGGCTCGGTGACGCGCCCGACGAGTACCGCGCCCTCGCCGACCGGACGGCCGCGTCGATGCAGCGCTACTGGAACGCCGAGCGCGGCTGGTGCGCCGACGTGCTCGACGGCCCCGACGGCGACGACGTCAGCTTTCGTCCGAATCAGCTCGTCGCCGTCAGCCTCGACGCGTGCGCGTTCGATGCAGCGCAGGTGCGGGCAATCGTCGACGCATGCGCGGCGCGGCTGTGGACGTCGCTGGGGCTGCGCACGCTCGATCCACGCGACCCGCGGTATCGGGGTGTCTATTGCGGCCCGCAGAGCGAGCGGGACGCCGCCTATCACCAAGGGACGGTGTGGCCGTGGCTCGCGGGCGCGTTCGTGCGCGCGTACCTGCGCGCCTACGGCTACCGCGAACGCGCCCGCGCGTTCGTCGCACCGCTGATCGACGCGCTCGAACTCGACGCGCTGGGGACGCTCGGCGAAATCGCCGACGGCGACGCGCCGCACGCGGCGCGCGGCTGTCCGGCACAGGCGTGGAGCGTCGCCGAACTGATCGCCGTCCTGCGTCGCATCGACGCGGCATAG